From the genome of Canis lupus familiaris isolate Mischka breed German Shepherd chromosome 8, alternate assembly UU_Cfam_GSD_1.0, whole genome shotgun sequence, one region includes:
- the LOC119876530 gene encoding basic proline-rich protein-like: MASGAGTVPGDEHVPSGGFIRGLKIEAALPRAIAVRDEAAPGATARRVPGAASEGGRSAREARPTRSSLPARLLLGLGPRGPRSPGRPVLPVAASAGPGPGPPGPPLRPGRLAEAGPPGPGPATDACAVLGGRVLSRGPQPAEGGPWGSCPRGGGQGGGLPPGAQLPAPPRGPPALSPACPACPPACGVARARAPALGGQQSCDTRVPCHGPDLPQTAEESRGAPGRGALERRGSDLGDLCAPSSPALNPAAWCKAGLVPTQLPTPRVGAPASQPQVLTCQTANSIRLPSERCPHCSPTGPPERRGQQEGLEPRVSGPTPGSCPGPQDTAPADLRCGPTRVLPTPHPQPCRERTVGRPGPPAALTGARHPDQGRARAPTALQPGTLCHSAGDPPPPRPEPPRTAGSTESWGFQLLRRGPSAGIPFPLGLFGVYGSFTEGSRAANPRGRARPAGGAGNRRRERPRSGSRSPTGQSWEPALRPAAARDGSRRPALPPPAGPPGLLRAQLRPELWGRPASPLQEGPAPGPTGPCLAPPGPPTRGWPPSKAGLRAPAAPPLLRAGARGAGAGRPRDKHSRGSEETPSQRWPPGWQDGPAGPPAGVGGAPRLLRPPGLRSEPGRVRHHPWPREAELQPCCAGDTGQETPADGVAGQEVCRSEAGSS; encoded by the exons ATGGCATCAGGAGCTGGCACTGTCCCCGGGGATGAGCACGTGCCCAGCGGAGGCTTCATCCGTGGCTTGAAGATA GAGGCGGCCCTGCCTCGAGCCATCGCCGTGCGGGACGAGGCGGCACCAGGGGCCACCGCGCGGCGCGTCCCCGGAGCAGCATCTGAGGGCGGCAGGTCAGCCCGGGAGGCTCGGCCAACACGCTCGTCCCTTCCCGCGAGGCTGCTCCTGGGCCTGGGTCCCCGAGGGCCACGGAGCCCAGGGAGGCCGGTCCTCCCGGTGGCCGCCTCCGCGGGCCCGGGTCCAGGGCCTCCCGGGCCTCCCCTGCGTCCCGGCCGCCTTGCTGAGGCGGGGCCCCCGGGCCCAGGCCCGGCCACCGACGCCTGCGCTGTCCTCGGCGGGCGGGTCCTGTCCCGAGGGCCGCAGCCGGCGGAGGGGGGGCCGTGGGGCTCTTGTCCTCGGGGCGGGGGACAGGGTGGCGGCCTCCCCCCGGGCGCACAGCTCCCTGCTCCGCCCCGAGGGCCGCCCGCCCTGTCGCCGGCCTGTCCGGCCTGTCCCCCAGCCTGCGGGGTGGCTCGTGCCCGGGCCCCGGCCCTGGGCGGTCAGCAGAGCTGTGACACACGGGTCCCCTGCCACGGTCCGGACCTTCCTCAGACTGCGGAGGAGAGTCGGGGGGCCCCAGGCCGGGGAGCGCTTGAGAG GCGGGGCTCTGACCTCGGTGACCTCTGCGCGCCCAGCAGCCCTGCCCTCAACCCTGCGGCTTGGTGCAAAGCAGGCCTGGTGcccacccagctccccaccccccgcgTGGGGGCTCCGGCCTCCCAGCCTCAGGTCCTCACCTGTCAAACGGCAAACAGCATCCGCCTCCCTTCTGAAAG GTGTCCCCACTGCAGCCCCACTGGGCCACCAGAGCGCCGTGGGCAGCAGGAAGGGCTGGAGCCCAGGGTCTCGGGGCCCACCCCGGGGTCCTGCCCAGGCCCTCAGGACACTGCTCCTGCCGACCTACGCTGCGGGCCCACCAGAGTCCTCCCGACCCCACACCCTCAGCCCTGCAGGGAGCGCACAGTGGGGCGCCCGGGGCCCCCAGCTGCTCTAACCGGGGCTCGGCACCCAGACCAGGGCAGGGCCCGGGCGCCCACCGCCCTGCAGCCGGGGACGCTGTGCCACTCGGCAGGTGACCCGCCGCCGCCGAGGCCGGAGCCCCCGAGGACGGCCGGGAGCACCGAGAGCTGGGGGTTCCAGCTCCTTCGGAGGGGGCCCTCAGCCGGGATCCCCTTTCCTTTGGGCCTCTTTGGAGTTTATGGGAGTTTTACGGAGGGGAGCCGCGCGGCCAACCCCAGGGGCAGGGCGCGCCCTGCTGGCGGCGCCGGGAACCGCAGGCGCGAGCGGCCGAGAAGCGGGTCTCGGAGCCCCACGGGCCAAAGCTGGGAGCCCGCCctgcgccccgccgccgcccgtgACGGTTCCCGGCGCCCGGCCCTGCCCCCGCCTGCAGGGCCCCCCGGGCTCCTCCGCGCACAGCTGCGCCCCGAGCTCTGGGGGCGGCCGGCCTCCCCCCTGCAGGAAGGGCCTGCCCCGGGGCCCACAGGCCCCTGCCTTGCTCCCCCGGGGCCCCCGACTCGGGGTTGGCCTCCGAGCAAGGCAGGACTCCGAGCCCCCGCAGCTCCTCCCCTCCtgcgggccggggcgcggggtgcgggcGCGGGGAGGCCCCGGGACAAGCACTCTCGGGGCAGCGAGGAGACCCCCAGCCAGCGGTGGCCCCCGGGCTGGCAGGATGGGCCTGCTGGCCCcccggctggggtggggggggcaccccGCCTCCTGCGCCCTCCAGGGCTCCGCTCAGAGCCAGGCCGCGTGCGCCATCACCCTTGGCCCAGGGAGGCCGAGCTCCAGCCCTGCTGCGCGGGGGACACAGGCCAGGAGACACCTGCAGATGGGGTCGCAGGCCAGGAGGTCTGCAGGAGCGAGGCCG GCAGCAGCTAG